A portion of the Punica granatum isolate Tunisia-2019 chromosome 7, ASM765513v2, whole genome shotgun sequence genome contains these proteins:
- the LOC116212833 gene encoding 7-deoxyloganetin glucosyltransferase-like: MLEAGGPTQVQHADFHFVPLLDGLGPEISQHLTSVCVSVRRDFLCLFRDLIDKLNSNRTSEGAEDASPPVTCIVSDGFMTFSIRVAEELGIPVAMFFTISACAFMGILQYRDLKDRGIVPLKENSYITNGYLNTTLDWIPGMKDIQLKDLPTFLRTTDPDDILFNIIMESADNAPRATTTILHTFDVLETEILRAVSPLFSSIHAIGPLQLLLDHKAPADPLRAVDYNPWNEDTECLKWLDSKETGTVIYVNFGSIAVLTLEQLIEIGMGLAMSKYHFLWVIRPNLVVGESASLPPEFAAKTEGRGFITSWCPQERVLNHPSVGGFLTHCGWNSIMESIVAGVPMICWPFLGDQQTNCRFCCREWGIGMEINEDVNRVEVVKLVKELMEGGEGRIMKERVMEWKQLAREAVGPDGSSAMNFDKLLHILS, from the exons ATGCTCGAGGCAGGTGGGCCTACCCAAGTCCAACATGCCGACTTCCACTTCGTGCCGCTCCTTGATGGCCTTGGTCCGGAAATCAGCCAGCATCTCACTTCCGTCTGCGTATCAGTAAGGAGGGACTTCCTCTGCCTGTTTAGGGATCTCATCGATAAACTTAACAGCAACCGTACTTCAGAGGGGGCCGAGGATGCTTCTCCGCCGGTCACTTGCATAGTGTCGGATGGGTTTATGACTTTCTCCATAAGAGTTGCTGAAGAGCTTGGGATTCCAGTCGCTATGTTCTTCACCATTTCTGCATGTGCATTTATGGGCATCTTACAGTACAGAGATCTCAAGGACAGAGGCATAGTTCCACTTAAAG AAAATAGTTACATCACTAATGGGTACTTGAACACAACCTTGGACTGGATTCCTGGCATGAAAGATATTCAACTGAAGGATCTCCCAACTTTTCTCCGAACAACAGACCCGGATGACATACTGTTCAATATAATCATGGAAAGCGCTGACAACGCCCCGAGAGCTACCACGACAATCCTCCATACATTCGATGTGCTAGAAACCGAAATATTGCGTGCTGTCTCTCCTTTATTTTCTTCGATTCATGCCATCGGGCCTCTTCAATTGCTTCTAGATCATAAAGCTCCTGCAGACCCTTTAAGGGCAGTCGACTATAATCCATGGAATGAAGATACCGAGTGCCTTAAGTGGCTTGACTCTAAGGAAACTGGGACAGTCATCTACGTGAACTTTGGGAGCATAGCAGTGCTCACCCTGGAACAACTAATCGAGATAGGGATGGGCCTTGCTATGAGCAAGTACCATTTCCTTTGGGTGATAAGGCCCAACCTCGTGGTTGGAGAATCGGCGAGCCTGCCCCCAGAGTTTGCAGCCAAGACTGAAGGAAGGGGATTCATCACAAGCTGGTGCCCGCAGGAGAGAGTGCTGAATCACCCATCCGTTGGAGGTTTCCTAACACACTGCGGATGGAACTCAATCATGGAGAGCATAGTCGCAGGGGTGCCGATGATCTGTTGGCCATTTCTGGGAGATCAACAGACGAATTGCAGGTTCTGCTGTAGGGAATGGGGGATTGGGATGGAGATCAATGAGGACGTGAATAGGGTTGAGGTGGTGAAGTTGGTGAAGGAGTTGATGGAAGGAGGAGAGGGCAGAATAATGAAGGAGAGAGTCATGGAATGGAAGCAACTCGCACGGGAGGCTGTTGGTCCAGACGGCTCATCGGCCATGAACTTTGACAAGTTATTGCACATTCTTTCCTAG
- the LOC116214206 gene encoding 15-cis-phytoene desaturase, chloroplastic/chromoplastic → MTQCGCVSAANLSLKLNNTVKTRDAQCTFTCDLKLGSQCFSGSEFMGTSLRTAYNRISNERSSRDIYNLQVRCIDYPRPDLENTVNFLEAAQLSSTFRSAPRPERPLKVVIAGAGLAGLSTAKYLADAGHQPLLLEARDVLGGKVAAWKDEDGDWYETGLHIFFGAYPNMQNLFGELGINDRLQWKEHSMIFAMPNKPGEFSRFDFPEVLPAPLNGIWAILRNNEMLTWPEKVKFAIGLLPAIVGGQPYVEAQDGLTVKEWMKKQGVPERVTHEVFIAMSKALNFINPDELSMQCILIALNRFLQEKHGSKMAFLDGNPPERLCAPIVDHVRSLGGEVKLNSRINRIELNPDGTVKGFLLSNGSMVEGDAYVFATPVDILKLQLPESWKEIPYFKKLDKLVGVPVINVHIWFDRKLRNAYDHLLFSRSSLLSVYADMSVTCKEYYNPNQSMLELVFAPAEEWISRSDQEIIDATMRELAKLFPDEISADQSKAKILKYHVVKTPRSVYKTVPNCEPCRPLQKSPIEGFYLAGDYTKQKYLASMEGAVLSGKLCAQAIIKDYELLVTRGQKSYAEASIC, encoded by the exons ATGACTCAATGCGGATGTGTTTCTGCTGCAAACTTGAGCTTGAAATTGAACAACACAGTAAAGACTAGGGATGCCCAATGCACTTTTACATGTGACCTCAAATTGGGTTCTCAGTGTTTCTCTGGCAGTGAATTCATGGGCACTAGCTTGAGGACTGCTTATAATCGGATCTCTAATGAGAGATCGTCAAGAGATATTTATAATTTGCAG GTGCGGTGCATTGACTATCCAAGGCCTGACCTTGAGAATACTGTCAACTTTTTGGAGGCAGCACAGTTATCTTCTACCTTTCGGTCTGCTCCGCGTCCGGAGAGACCATTGAAGGTTGTTATTGCTGGAGCAG GTTTGGCTGGTTTATCTACTGCAAAATATTTGGCAGATGCTGGACATCAACCTTTACTATTGGAAGCAAGGGATGTTTTAGGTGGAAAG GTCGCAGCATGGAAAGATGAAGATGGAGATTGGTATGAAACTGGATTACATATATTCT TTGGGGCCTACCCAAATATGCAGAACTTGTTTGGGGAGCTGGGAATCAATGATCGATTGCAGTGGAAGGAACACTCAATGATTTTTGCAATGCCCAACAAGCCGGGAGAATTTAGCCGGTTTGATTTCCCTGAAGTTCTGCCAGCACCATTAAATG GAATATGGGCCATTTTAAGGAATAATGAGATGCTGACTTGGCCGGAGAAAGTGAAATTTGCCATTGGGCTCTTGCCTGCAATTGTTGGTGGACAGCCTTATGTTGAGGCTCAAGATGGTTTGACAGTCAAAGAATGGATGAAAAAGCAG GGTGTGCCTGAACGTGTAACACATGAAGTGTTCATTGCCATGTCCAAGGCATTGAACTTCATCAACCCAGATGAACTTTCTATGCAGTGCATACTTATTGCTCTTAATCGGTTTCTGCAG GAGAAGCATGGTTCCAAGATGGCCTTTTTAGATGGTAATCCACCTGAGAGACTGTGTGCACCAATTGTTGATCATGTACGATCTCTAGGTGGAGAAGTCAAGCTGAATTCAAGAATAAATAGAATTGAGCTGAATCCTGATGGAACAGTGAAAGGCTTTTTGCTTAGTAATGGGAGTATGGTTGAAGGAGATGCATATGTCTTTGCAACTCCAG TTGATATACTTAAGCTTCAACTGCCAGAAAgctggaaagagattccataCTTCAAAAAATTGGATAAATTAGTTGGGGTTCCTGTCATAAATGTTCACATATG GTTTGACAGGAAGCTGAGGAACGCATACGATCACCTACTCTTTAGCAG GAGTTCCCTCCTGAGCGTGTACGCGGACATGTCTGTTACTTGCAAG GAATATTATAACCCGAACCAGTCCATGCTTGAGTTGGTCTTTGCGCCGGCTGAAGAATGGATTTCACGTAGCGACCAAGAAATCATTGATGCTACCATGAGGGAGCTTGCCAAACTTTTTCCTGATGAAATCTCCGCTGATCAAAGCAAAGCAAAGATCTTAAAGTATCATGTCGTCAAAACACCCAG GTCTGTGTATAAAACTGTTCCGAACTGTGAACCATGCCGTCCCCTGCAAAAATCTCCAATTGAGGGATTCTACTTGGCTGGTGATTACACAAAGCAAAAGTATTTGGCTTCCATGGAGGGAGCAGTTCTCTCCGGGAAGCTCTGTGCACAGGCCATCATAAAG GATTATGAACTTCTTGTGACTCGAGGACAGAAGAGTTATGCAGAAGCTTCCATCTGTTGA